TGAAAGATCACATCGATCTCTCTTGTGATCTCTTTGCAAAAATGCGGATCACGGACATCGCCGCACACCACCTCCAGGTTGTCCCTGCCCTTGATGACCTCCAGCCACCCCCAGTCGTTAAAGGAGTTGTACAGGCTCAAGGCCCGGACACGACAGCCCATGTCCAGGAGGGTCTCGGTGAGGTGGGAGCCGATGAAGCCGTCAGCGCCGGTAACCAAAATTTGTTTGTCTGTGAGTTCCATGTGGGGGTCAGGCCTGCGTTATTGTAGTTATTGGGGGGTTGGGTATTGGGTTTTAGGTATGGGACTAACGGGGGTGGGGTCAGGCTTGGCTTATTGGCTTATTGCATAGGGCCGCAATAAGCCAATAAGCCAAGCCTGACCCCCATTCAAATCAAGAAGCGACGATTTCAATTTTAACATCTAACGCTGTCAACAGGCGGCGTATCGTTTCAAATCGGGGTTTTGCACCGGGTTTCAACGCTTTGTATAAGCTCTCTCTCCCAAGTCCTGCATTTTGAGCCACTGTTGAGATACCCTGTGCCTTGGCAACATCACGAACCGCATCCAGAAAAGCATCAGGATCCGGATTGTTTAGAGCCACGGACAGATATTCAGCAATCGTTTCTTCATTGTCCAGATAATCACTTGCATCAAATGGAGCAATGTTCAATTGGCTGTTCTTTTTCATCATTCATTTTCCTCTAACAATTTTGCCATCTCATGCGCCTTGGCAATATCCCTTTTTTGATTCCGCTTAGTACCCCCGCAGAGCAGGATAAAGACCACCGGCCCGATACGAGAATAATATACCCGGTATCCCGGGCCAAAGTGAATCCGCATTTCCCATACCCCCTGCCCTACTGCCTGACAGTCACTGAAGTTGCCTCTTTCAGCAGATCGGATTCTATCAATAATACGTGCTTTACCTCGGGCATCCTTAAGCTTTCTAAGCCACTTGTCGAACGCTTCTGTACGCAGTATTGTATTCATGGCGACATTGTATCCAAATAGATACTGATTGGCAAGTCTAAGTGGGTAGTGGGGTGACCCCATTCATTGTTTTTTTTGTATGCGGTCTTTGATGCGTTTGATGTGGCCGCGGCCCAGGCCTTTGACCTCGCAGCCCAGTTCAAAGTAGTGCTGGATTTTGGCATCGCTCAGGATGCCGAAGCAGTCGATGACGGCCATGGGTTTTCCGCTGAGGGCGACCATCTGTTCGGGGTCCAGGTCCATGTAGGCATCGTGGCGGACGGCCAGGATCATGCAGTCGGCATCTTTGAGGGCATCGGACAGATCCTGCCGGATCCGGGTGTCGCTCAGGCGTTCCTGGTTGCGGAAGAACCGGGACCAGGAACGGCCCGGGGATGGGTAAGTGTCCTGTTTTTCCAGTTCCCACCAGTGTGTGACGTAAGGGTCGTGGATGACCAGGTCTCCGCCCATTTCCGTGAGCTTTCGGACCACCAGTTCAGAGCCGCTGTACCGGGTGTCCCCCACATCCTCCCGGTAGGAAGCCCCCAGCAGGGCGATGCGGGAGGCGGCCACGATGCGGCCCATGTTGCGCAGGGCATCACGGACCAGCTCGGCCACGTGCAGGGCCCTTGTGTCGTTGATGTCAATGGCCATGGGGGTGATTTTGAATATGTCGTCTTCAAATCCCATGAGGGCGTTGTAGGACCACACGCCCAGGCCCCCGTCCTTGGGCAGG
Above is a window of Desulfotignum balticum DSM 7044 DNA encoding:
- a CDS encoding type II toxin-antitoxin system RelE/ParE family toxin, whose product is MNTILRTEAFDKWLRKLKDARGKARIIDRIRSAERGNFSDCQAVGQGVWEMRIHFGPGYRVYYSRIGPVVFILLCGGTKRNQKRDIAKAHEMAKLLEENE
- a CDS encoding addiction module antidote protein → MMKKNSQLNIAPFDASDYLDNEETIAEYLSVALNNPDPDAFLDAVRDVAKAQGISTVAQNAGLGRESLYKALKPGAKPRFETIRRLLTALDVKIEIVAS